A region of Ferruginibacter albus DNA encodes the following proteins:
- a CDS encoding GtrA family protein, which translates to MPLQTFRYAVCGGSNVVFSFAMFIIVYHLIAKKQDIDILFYSFKPYSFALIIYGLTSFTMGFFLNKYVVFVDSNLRGRVQLFRYFLSFIFNFCLNYVLLKMFVEYFHIKPVLSQVIATVIIIAVSYITQRHFTFRTKVTV; encoded by the coding sequence ATGCCTTTGCAGACATTCCGTTATGCAGTTTGCGGAGGTTCTAATGTGGTATTTTCTTTTGCTATGTTTATTATTGTATATCATCTAATAGCAAAAAAGCAGGATATTGATATTTTGTTTTATTCTTTTAAGCCATACAGTTTTGCGTTGATAATTTACGGGCTAACTTCTTTTACAATGGGCTTTTTTCTTAATAAATATGTGGTATTTGTAGATTCTAATTTGAGAGGACGGGTGCAGCTGTTTCGTTATTTTCTCTCCTTTATCTTTAATTTCTGCCTCAACTATGTACTGTTGAAAATGTTCGTTGAATATTTTCACATCAAGCCTGTATTATCCCAGGTTATCGCAACTGTTATTATTATCGCCGTTAGCTATATAACCCAAAGGCATTTTACTTTTAGAACAAAGGTTACCGTCTGA
- a CDS encoding ABC-F family ATP-binding cassette domain-containing protein, which yields MISVNNVTLAYGKRVLFDEVKINFTKGNCYGVIGANGAGKSTFLKILSGEIEPNKGTVDITPGERMAILKQNHFEFDEVTVLHTVMMGHKKMWDVMTEKDAIYLKEDFSEADGIKAGELEAEFGEMGGYTAESDAATFLSELGVGEDLHNMLMKDIAGNLKVRVLLAQALFGNPDILLLDEPTNNLDVETISWLENFLADYENIVLVVSHDRHFLDAVCTHVADVDKLKIKIYTGNYSFWYESSQLAARQASDKNKKMEEKKKDLLDFIARFSANASKSKQATSRKKALDKLVFEDITPSSRKYPGIIFKPDREVGNQILNVEKLSKSIDGRTLFSNVNFDIVKGQKIAFLSKDHVALTSFFDIINGKDKADSGKYEWGTTITSAYLPNDNTEFFQGSLNLMDWLRQFVPPHVTDVDEDFLRGFLGKMLFSGDEILKKTNVLSGGEKVRCMVSKMMLQNPNLVILDEPTNHLDLESITAFNDGMISFPGVVLFTTHDHQFMQTVANRIIEITPKGIIDRLMTYDEYLEDTRVKALREEMYGDMVNA from the coding sequence ATGATAAGTGTAAATAATGTAACGCTGGCCTACGGTAAGCGTGTTTTGTTCGATGAGGTAAAGATTAATTTTACCAAGGGTAATTGTTATGGTGTTATTGGTGCAAACGGTGCCGGTAAGTCTACTTTTTTAAAAATATTAAGTGGCGAGATTGAGCCTAATAAAGGAACCGTGGATATTACGCCCGGTGAACGCATGGCTATCTTAAAACAAAACCATTTTGAATTTGATGAAGTAACGGTATTGCATACGGTAATGATGGGCCACAAAAAAATGTGGGACGTGATGACCGAAAAAGATGCCATCTATTTAAAGGAAGATTTTAGTGAAGCAGACGGTATCAAAGCCGGTGAACTGGAAGCAGAATTTGGTGAAATGGGTGGTTACACAGCAGAAAGCGATGCGGCTACTTTTTTAAGCGAATTAGGAGTAGGCGAAGATTTGCATAATATGCTGATGAAGGATATTGCCGGTAACTTAAAAGTACGGGTGCTATTAGCGCAGGCATTATTCGGTAATCCTGATATATTATTATTGGATGAACCTACGAATAACCTGGATGTTGAAACCATCAGCTGGTTAGAAAACTTCTTGGCTGATTACGAAAACATTGTATTAGTAGTAAGTCACGATCGTCACTTTTTAGATGCAGTATGTACGCATGTAGCAGACGTTGACAAATTGAAGATCAAGATATATACAGGTAACTATTCATTCTGGTACGAGAGCTCGCAATTAGCAGCCAGACAAGCTTCGGACAAGAACAAGAAAATGGAAGAAAAGAAGAAAGACCTGTTGGATTTCATTGCCCGTTTTAGTGCGAACGCTTCTAAATCAAAACAAGCAACATCTCGTAAAAAAGCATTGGATAAGCTGGTATTTGAAGATATCACACCGAGCAGCCGTAAATACCCGGGCATTATTTTTAAGCCGGATAGGGAAGTGGGGAATCAAATCCTCAATGTGGAGAAATTATCTAAGTCCATTGATGGCAGAACATTGTTCAGTAACGTAAATTTTGACATAGTTAAAGGGCAAAAAATTGCCTTCTTAAGCAAAGACCATGTAGCGTTAACTTCTTTCTTTGATATTATTAATGGAAAGGACAAAGCCGATAGCGGCAAATACGAATGGGGTACTACTATTACTTCAGCTTATTTACCGAATGATAACACAGAATTTTTTCAGGGCTCCTTAAATTTGATGGATTGGTTACGCCAGTTTGTACCGCCACATGTAACAGATGTGGATGAAGATTTTTTACGCGGATTTTTAGGTAAGATGTTGTTCAGTGGCGATGAGATATTAAAGAAAACCAATGTATTAAGTGGTGGAGAAAAAGTGCGTTGCATGGTTAGCAAGATGATGTTGCAAAATCCTAACCTGGTAATATTGGATGAACCAACGAATCACTTGGATCTGGAAAGTATCACAGCGTTCAACGATGGTATGATCAGTTTCCCGGGAGTAGTATTATTCACCACACACGATCACCAGTTCATGCAAACAGTGGCAAATCGTATTATTGAAATAACACCTAAAGGTATCATTGATCGGTTAATGACCTACGATGAATACCTGGAGGATACGAGAGTAAAAGCATTGCGTGAAGAAATGTACGGCGATATGGTAAATGCTTAA
- the argS gene encoding arginine--tRNA ligase, producing the protein MSIVSTIQQAAVKSLSALYNQSFTEKDFQINQTKPEFEGDYTIVLFALVKQLKKSPEGLGKEIGEHIIQSNPDLFSSFNVIKGFLNLSVADNYWADFLQSNFNNEAFGKKQSNGKKVMVEYSSPNTNKPLHLGHLRNNFLGWSIAEILKANGFDVIKSCIVNDRGIHICKSMIAWQLFANGATPQSTNTKGDHFVGEYYVKFNDEYKRQVDELAATGMSKDEAEKEAPIMKATQQMLLDWEAGKPDVMELWRTMNSWVYEGFDITYKRIGSDFDKTYYESNTYLLGKDIVQQGLSKRVFYQKEDGSVWIDLTADGLDEKIVQRKDGTSVYITQDIGLAMQKYDEYKIDQSIYVIGNEQDYHMKVLQLICKKLEMPSADGIYHLSYGMVELPSGKMKSREGTVVDADDLVDEMIATSQQHTEELGKVKDFTADELKDLYNTIGLGAMKFYLLRVDPKKTMVFNPQESIDFHGFTGPFVQYTYARIRSILRKSDPSIVNRETSDVNTSHASLLSLEKELIVTLEQYPTIIEQAYIEHNPSAIAIYVFNLAKIFNSFYSEHSIANAESEGKKQLRLQLAVMTSSVIKSAMQLLGIHVPERM; encoded by the coding sequence ATGTCCATAGTCAGTACAATTCAACAAGCAGCCGTTAAGAGCCTTTCTGCATTATACAATCAATCCTTTACAGAAAAAGATTTTCAAATAAACCAAACCAAGCCCGAGTTTGAAGGTGATTATACCATTGTATTATTTGCATTGGTAAAACAATTGAAAAAATCTCCTGAAGGTTTGGGTAAAGAAATTGGAGAACATATCATTCAAAGTAATCCTGATCTGTTTTCATCTTTTAATGTAATTAAAGGATTTTTAAACTTAAGTGTTGCTGATAATTATTGGGCTGATTTCTTACAATCCAACTTCAACAATGAAGCATTTGGCAAAAAACAAAGCAATGGGAAAAAAGTAATGGTAGAGTATTCTTCTCCCAATACCAATAAACCTTTACATCTTGGACATTTAAGAAATAATTTTTTAGGTTGGAGCATTGCAGAAATTTTAAAAGCAAACGGTTTTGATGTTATCAAAAGCTGTATTGTAAACGACAGGGGCATTCATATCTGCAAAAGCATGATCGCATGGCAATTATTTGCAAACGGCGCTACGCCACAATCAACCAATACAAAAGGCGATCATTTTGTGGGTGAATATTATGTGAAATTCAATGACGAATATAAAAGACAAGTTGACGAACTAGCGGCAACAGGTATGTCAAAAGACGAAGCAGAAAAGGAAGCACCAATAATGAAAGCAACCCAACAAATGTTATTGGATTGGGAAGCGGGAAAGCCAGATGTAATGGAGCTTTGGAGAACAATGAACAGCTGGGTATATGAAGGTTTCGATATTACGTATAAAAGAATAGGCAGCGACTTTGATAAAACTTATTACGAAAGCAATACTTACCTATTAGGAAAAGATATTGTTCAGCAAGGTTTATCAAAACGTGTTTTTTATCAAAAAGAAGATGGCAGCGTTTGGATCGATCTTACTGCTGATGGGTTGGATGAAAAAATAGTTCAACGTAAAGATGGTACTTCTGTTTATATAACACAGGACATTGGCTTAGCCATGCAGAAGTACGATGAATATAAAATTGATCAAAGCATTTATGTGATAGGTAACGAACAGGATTATCACATGAAAGTGTTGCAGCTGATCTGTAAAAAATTGGAAATGCCTTCTGCTGATGGCATCTATCATCTAAGTTATGGAATGGTGGAATTACCAAGCGGCAAAATGAAAAGCAGAGAAGGAACGGTTGTTGATGCAGATGATCTGGTAGATGAAATGATCGCTACCTCGCAACAACACACAGAAGAATTAGGAAAAGTAAAAGACTTTACTGCAGATGAACTAAAAGACCTCTACAATACGATTGGCTTAGGTGCCATGAAGTTTTATTTACTAAGAGTAGATCCTAAAAAAACAATGGTGTTTAATCCGCAGGAGTCTATCGACTTTCATGGATTTACGGGGCCGTTTGTGCAATATACGTATGCAAGGATCAGGAGTATTTTGAGAAAAAGCGATCCGTCAATCGTCAATCGTGAGACGTCAGACGTCAATACGTCTCACGCTTCACTTTTATCGTTAGAAAAAGAACTCATTGTTACACTCGAGCAATACCCAACCATAATTGAGCAAGCTTATATTGAACACAATCCGTCTGCTATTGCTATTTATGTTTTCAATCTTGCCAAAATATTTAATTCATTTTACAGTGAGCATTCTATTGCTAACGCAGAATCAGAAGGAAAGAAACAATTACGTTTGCAATTGGCTGTAATGACTTCTTCTGTTATTAAAAGCGCAATGCAGTTGTTGGGCATACATGTTCCTGAAAGGATGTAA
- a CDS encoding GldM family protein: MRTSQRSATILLVFLLISSFGNLFAQCPAAIVETKTKIFYKDVLNEYSLRSIKGGTFEMKIDSGELLTIDNKKYIKPSKPGKIRITIKEKLSEATTAERYDYFDCVPMPDPAIAIISSDHDTSMLKNLLSVQQVKSIQFLTTKAAVPDVLFNASVRSFTITTVRQNKSTVLNVKGTDNLQSILKPAIGDKIIFTNIKIKVEGEANDRILENRVVEIKE; the protein is encoded by the coding sequence ATGAGAACATCCCAAAGATCAGCAACAATACTCCTTGTATTCCTTCTTATTAGCTCATTCGGTAATTTATTTGCACAATGCCCCGCTGCAATTGTAGAAACCAAAACAAAAATATTCTATAAAGATGTATTGAATGAATATTCATTACGATCCATCAAAGGCGGAACATTCGAAATGAAAATTGATAGCGGTGAATTGCTGACCATTGATAATAAAAAATACATCAAGCCATCAAAGCCCGGAAAGATCAGGATCACGATAAAAGAAAAGCTAAGTGAAGCAACTACTGCCGAGCGATATGATTACTTTGATTGTGTTCCCATGCCTGATCCGGCAATAGCAATAATTTCAAGTGATCATGATACGTCCATGTTAAAAAATTTGCTTTCCGTTCAACAGGTAAAGAGTATTCAATTCTTAACAACAAAAGCTGCTGTTCCGGATGTTCTGTTCAACGCAAGCGTGAGAAGCTTTACTATTACAACAGTTAGGCAAAATAAAAGCACTGTCTTAAATGTAAAAGGAACAGATAACCTGCAAAGTATTTTAAAGCCTGCCATTGGCGATAAGATAATTTTTACTAACATTAAAATTAAAGTTGAAGGCGAGGCCAATGACAGAATATTAGAAAACAGGGTTGTTGAGATCAAAGAATAA
- a CDS encoding DUF2200 domain-containing protein, which translates to MQPTPEHNERMAKTTFAAVYPYYIKKVESKGRTIEELHQVIKWLTGFNEKNIQQLVADKVSFATFFEKAKLNPHAHLITGVICGYRVEDIENSLTKKVRYLDKLIDELAKGKAMEKILRKA; encoded by the coding sequence ATGCAACCCACTCCCGAACACAACGAGCGTATGGCAAAAACCACCTTTGCAGCGGTTTATCCTTATTATATAAAAAAAGTAGAAAGCAAAGGCAGAACAATAGAGGAATTGCACCAGGTAATAAAATGGTTAACCGGTTTTAATGAAAAAAACATTCAACAGTTGGTTGCTGATAAAGTAAGTTTTGCAACCTTCTTTGAGAAAGCAAAACTAAATCCTCATGCGCATTTAATAACAGGTGTTATTTGCGGTTACAGAGTAGAAGACATTGAAAATTCGTTAACGAAAAAAGTAAGATACTTAGACAAGCTGATAGATGAATTGGCAAAAGGTAAAGCAATGGAAAAGATCTTGCGAAAAGCGTAA
- a CDS encoding type II secretion system protein GspG, producing METSTIPPKKPKPPYLIGLLCLIPLVGAFVGLALLLYGLIKYKDKWLSIIGAAGIIWTIVFYSLIFYASTHLSPFKKGFENIAQMQLNSLVKNIEFYKLQHGQYPDNLKQVSDDDKLAPVIDVAQGLNAKEGGYYNYEKRGSKYSLFSSGQDGIPDTKDDLFPQIIITDSSKIGLVKHFANLH from the coding sequence ATGGAAACATCTACCATCCCACCAAAAAAACCTAAACCGCCTTATTTAATAGGGCTTCTTTGCTTAATTCCTTTAGTTGGTGCATTTGTGGGTTTAGCATTGTTACTATACGGCCTTATAAAGTATAAAGACAAATGGCTTTCAATAATCGGTGCAGCAGGGATAATATGGACGATCGTTTTTTATTCATTAATTTTCTATGCAAGCACACATCTTTCTCCTTTCAAAAAGGGATTCGAAAATATTGCCCAAATGCAGCTAAACAGCTTAGTGAAAAATATTGAATTCTATAAATTACAGCATGGACAATATCCCGATAATTTAAAACAGGTTTCAGATGATGATAAATTAGCCCCGGTTATTGACGTGGCTCAAGGACTAAATGCAAAAGAAGGGGGCTATTACAACTACGAAAAAAGAGGGAGCAAATATTCTCTTTTTTCATCAGGACAAGATGGTATACCCGATACCAAAGACGACCTGTTTCCGCAAATAATTATTACAGACAGTAGTAAAATTGGTTTAGTAAAACATTTTGCTAATTTACACTAA
- the cysM gene encoding cysteine synthase CysM codes for MPGILDLVGNTPLVELKHIPTNKNVTIYAKLESYNPGGSVKDRAAYGMIKGAIDRGELKPGMKLIEATSGNTGIALAMIARLFNIEIEIVMPEDSTKERVLTMEAFGAKVILTPKERSMEGAIDYANEQLAKGGYLMLNQFANADNWGMHYKTTGPEIWKDTKGTITHFVSSMGTTGTIMGVSKYLKEQNPDIQIVGCQPREGSRIPGIRKWAEAYLPKIFDRKRVDRIIELDEKEARAMTKRLAREEAIFAGMSSGGAVHAAIELSKGLSSGVIVCIICDSGDRYLSSGLFD; via the coding sequence ATGCCGGGAATATTAGATCTGGTTGGTAACACTCCCTTAGTAGAATTAAAACATATACCTACCAATAAAAATGTAACCATTTATGCAAAGCTGGAAAGTTATAATCCTGGTGGTAGCGTAAAAGACCGTGCTGCTTATGGCATGATAAAAGGCGCTATTGACCGTGGCGAATTAAAACCCGGAATGAAATTGATTGAAGCTACCAGCGGCAATACCGGGATTGCATTGGCAATGATCGCCCGCTTATTTAATATAGAAATAGAAATAGTAATGCCCGAAGATTCTACCAAAGAACGGGTGTTGACCATGGAAGCTTTTGGCGCTAAGGTTATTCTTACACCAAAAGAGCGCTCTATGGAAGGTGCTATTGATTATGCCAATGAACAATTGGCAAAAGGCGGTTATTTAATGTTGAACCAGTTTGCCAATGCAGACAATTGGGGTATGCATTATAAAACCACCGGTCCTGAAATATGGAAAGACACAAAAGGGACGATCACGCATTTTGTTTCTTCGATGGGAACTACAGGTACGATAATGGGCGTATCTAAATATTTAAAAGAACAAAACCCCGATATACAAATTGTAGGTTGCCAGCCAAGGGAAGGTTCCCGCATACCGGGTATTCGTAAATGGGCGGAAGCTTACCTGCCTAAAATATTCGATAGAAAAAGAGTGGATCGCATTATTGAATTAGATGAAAAAGAAGCCCGTGCTATGACCAAACGCCTGGCAAGAGAAGAAGCTATTTTTGCGGGAATGAGCAGCGGCGGTGCTGTACATGCAGCCATTGAATTATCTAAAGGGTTAAGTTCGGGAGTAATTGTTTGTATTATCTGCGATAGCGGCGACAGGTATTTATCTTCGGGGTTATTTGATTGA
- a CDS encoding voltage-gated chloride channel family protein: MKKNKFSSEFFPVVSHLVRWTLLSTPVAIIIGSLVALFLFLLDKVTQLRWQHGWLLFLLPLAGVLIYFIYKYLGKNAEAGNNLVIDEIHEPGGGVPARMTPLILFTTLITHLFGGSAGREGTAVQMGGSIAGFFGRLIKLKNGDLRILLMTGMSAGFGAVFGTPVTGAIFALEVLTIGRIRYIALLPCLIAAIVADITCKAWNIQHTVYHILFKDSSLHFSFIPFDVWLLVKVIGAAVCFGLAGYLFSLLTHSIKRTSNQYIKTKWLIPFIGGSIIIALTFLIGTKDYLGLGVTNPTNGASIVAAFHTSLPCYSWFLKLLFTAITIGMGFKGGEVTPLFFIGAALGNAIAIVTGAPIDLFAGLGFIAVFAGATNTPLACTIMGVELFGGEYILYYAIACFTAYYCSGHSGIYYSQRVENSKINFENLQNAE; the protein is encoded by the coding sequence ATGAAAAAAAACAAATTTTCTTCTGAATTTTTCCCTGTTGTATCTCATCTTGTAAGATGGACTTTATTGTCGACTCCCGTTGCGATCATCATTGGTTCGCTGGTTGCTTTGTTTTTATTCCTGTTAGATAAAGTAACACAGTTAAGATGGCAGCATGGATGGCTACTGTTTTTATTGCCATTAGCGGGCGTTCTCATTTATTTCATATACAAATACCTGGGCAAAAATGCAGAAGCAGGAAATAATCTGGTCATAGATGAAATTCATGAACCCGGTGGCGGTGTTCCTGCCCGCATGACTCCTCTTATCTTATTCACTACCTTAATTACACATTTATTTGGCGGCTCTGCGGGTCGGGAAGGCACTGCTGTACAAATGGGAGGAAGTATTGCCGGTTTCTTTGGCAGACTGATCAAACTTAAAAATGGAGACCTGAGAATATTATTAATGACAGGCATGTCTGCAGGTTTTGGAGCAGTATTCGGCACACCGGTAACAGGAGCGATCTTTGCACTGGAAGTTTTAACCATCGGCAGAATAAGATACATTGCTTTACTGCCTTGTTTAATTGCTGCCATCGTTGCAGACATCACTTGCAAAGCATGGAATATTCAGCATACTGTTTACCATATTTTATTTAAAGACAGCTCGCTTCATTTTTCTTTTATTCCTTTTGATGTTTGGTTATTGGTAAAAGTAATTGGAGCTGCAGTTTGCTTTGGTTTAGCTGGCTATCTTTTTTCATTGCTCACACACAGCATAAAACGAACCAGCAATCAATATATCAAAACAAAATGGCTGATACCTTTTATCGGAGGCTCTATCATCATTGCGCTTACTTTTTTAATTGGCACAAAAGATTATTTAGGTTTAGGTGTTACCAATCCAACAAATGGTGCAAGTATCGTTGCTGCTTTCCATACAAGTCTTCCCTGCTATAGTTGGTTTTTAAAATTGCTGTTTACTGCCATTACGATCGGTATGGGATTTAAAGGAGGAGAAGTAACGCCCCTGTTTTTTATTGGCGCTGCCTTAGGAAACGCCATAGCAATAGTAACGGGCGCACCGATTGATCTATTTGCCGGATTAGGCTTTATTGCTGTATTTGCCGGCGCTACCAATACGCCCCTTGCCTGTACTATTATGGGCGTAGAATTATTCGGCGGAGAATATATTTTGTATTATGCCATCGCTTGTTTTACCGCTTATTATTGCAGCGGGCACTCGGGCATCTATTATTCACAACGTGTTGAAAACTCAAAAATAAATTTTGAAAATTTGCAAAACGCAGAGTAG